The sequence TACCCAGGGTACTGTTTATCAACACACGACCAGTATCGTTAGCCGCCTGTTCCAGCTTTCCCTGTAAAAGGTCATTTACGATGTTACCCACTTCGCCGATATTGTCGAAAAAATTGGAAACACCTTTCTCTACAGGGGCCGGCGCAACAGCCTTATAGCCCTTTGCCACAGGTTTAAGCACGTAAGTATCCAGCGTTTCATTAAAAACGAACACCTTCCGATTCCAGCCTTCCCAGGGGTCATCCGGGTGCCCACCCTCAGCAACAGATTGATTAATAAACAATATCCCTGTCAGCAAAAGAATAACTTTTATCATGCGAAATCATCTCTCTTTATCCATTATAGGTGGAATTCTACACAGTGTTTTTTTTTAGGTATAGGGCTCAATTGATGATACCCCCGGAAACTTGAACGAGATTATTGAAAATAATAAAGGTATAAGACAAAAGCCCTGCTTGTGGCAGGGCTTTCAGGAAAAAGGAGGGTCGGCTTATCTGCTATCGCTGATCATCACAAATAAACTGATAATGCAGGTAATATTCCCCTTCTCGATGGGCGACAGGCTCTGACCACTCACCCTCTTTCTTCCAGCCTGCTGCACAATGCTGCGCCATTTGACCATGCAATTTTTGCATGGCAAACATAACCGTCTGTTCAAATTTGGCATCCGTACGTACCGAATAAAATTCACGACCTACATATCGGGTACCAGGATGGTGGTTGAGGGTGCCGGGAGCCACAATCGGGCGCTCCGATATCCCGCTCGGATCAACTACCGTACCTTCATCGTATAATTCAACGGCTTTCTTGCCGCCCAGAATTCCGCCAGCAGGGTCATAAAGCCTTATGGTCTTTTTTTCACAATTTTTAATCGATTCAATGAAATTCGGGTTATCTGCCTCGTCCGCATCGAACTCACAGTTTTCCGATTTATCAGCGTAAGCAGGAAAGAACACGGTCCACAACAACGTAATAATCAAGATTCGTTTCATTTACTCGTTCCAGAAGGCAGACATCTCAATATTGAGCGCCTAGCATATAATAAAAAAAGGGGTGCAAACACACCCCTTCACAGACTTGAAATGTTCTTTTAGAACTTGTGCTCCATACCCAGACCGAAGTAATCATTCTCATCTTCGCTAGAAGAGCCGCCATCTTCATCCGTGTTTTCGGTGTAGAAAGCAAACAGCTTGGTATTATCACCCAGCTTGTAGTCAGCACCAATAGAGAACGTCTCTTCCTCATCGCCATCGGCATCGTCTTCAATTTTACCGTACTGGGCTTTCAATTTAACCTTATCAATTTTATAGGCAGCACTTACGAACCAACCGTCTTCATCTTTGATATCAGAATCAATATTGCTTTCGCTCTGCTGGTACATCAAACCTAACTGCAGATTCTCGATTTTCCATTGACCAACGGCGCGAACAAGATCCTGACCATCGATATCCTGATCAGCAGCAAGGGCCAGGTACAGATTATCCGTTTCATAGTTAATAGAAACAGAAGTGCCGTCTACACCATCGTTTTTATCACCCACTTCACCCACCTTGGATCCGGAATCACCCTCGCCAAAGACACCGGCAACAGTAATGCTGATGGCATCACCCAACATCGGTGTTGTGTAGGCGACGATATTGTTGACGCGGTTTTCGCCCTCAAATGTGTTTTTCAGGTCACCTTCGAGGTCGTTAAACAGGTCAATTTTGTTCTGGGCCATTTTGGTTGGGGTATCATGCTTACCTGCCCAGATAGTACCGAAACCACCAGTCAGACCGCCCATAATATTACGCTGAGTAAAAGTCTGGCCGTCTTTCTCACCATCATCAACTGACGTTTCATACTCCAGCTTGTAGATAGCATAAAGATTATCAGATAGCTTTGTTTTGCCTTTAAAACCGATACGAGAAGCATTGCTGTTCAGTTCCCACTGATCATCACTGCCGTCGTCGGCATTCACCATGGAAACGTTGACTTTACCGTAAACAGAACCGTCAATTGGACCAGCAGCCATAGCAGCTACGGGAAATGCTGAAGCTGCAGCAACAGCGAGCGTTAACGCTTTAATTTTCATGATTGTCTCCCCAATGCAAAGCATTGTTCCTCTATAGAAAATAAATGAACCTGCCGTTCAAGTTCGAGGGAATTGTGCATCGGGAATATGACAGGATTGTTACAGTTGAAAATTATTACTTTCCATACCGCTGCCAGCAATAGGGTACGACTAAAAGATAATATCCAGCCCAAATAACTGCGTTAACAGGTCATGGCCGGAATTAACAACCTGCGAAGGGTCCGGGTGTTTCAGCTCTTCGGCAACTGCCAACAATGCTGCTTCGCCCGTCATGTCGGCCTCTTCCAACAACTGCAACAAGCGCATAGTGACAGCATTAGCTTCTAGAAATTTCACTTCGTGTTGCCGGTTGCGGTATACCACAAGAAAAGTCGGCTGCTCCGGAACCTGCCCTGGCTGGAACTCGGGACCAATCCGGTGAACCGGAAATTGATAGGAAAGTCGCCATGCGAGTGGTGACACTTGCAATACGGCATTAAGTAGCTCAGAGCGCGGTTGTTTTTTTGAGGGGATCTCTTCCCTTGATACATCCAGCGCCAGCTCTACCCACTCGTAGTGGGCCAGCTCCAGTAAAAAAGGCGGGCCCTCATTGAGAAAACGGTATTCTTCCTGCAGGAATTGCAGGAACTCCTGACTTATTTCAAGGAAATACGGTGTCGAGCTGTTATGGTGGCTGACAAAATCGCGCACCATGCTGTGCCACTTATCGTCTTTCGTAATACTGCGAAGAATCGGAAAGCCACTGCTGATAAATGATTCAATATTGTTATAAATGAGTTCCCGGTAAATCTTCATACGCCGATCTTCAATCCCGGAAGGAGCTCTGTTTACCTCCGGGTCTCGCAAATGAGCGGCAAAATCAAACTGCGTTTTAAAGAATGCAGGGGGGATGTTGTCAGGCATTTTCAGCAATCACTCGCTCGCCTTTGGTATGGATTTTCTGGAACCGTTTAATCTGCTCAACCTCACCGATTAATCCTGCTACTGTCGGGAAATTGAAGTCTCTTTCGAGTAACGTTGGCATGACGCCAAACCGTTCATAGGCATGATCGAGTAACTGCCATACCGGATCAATTACATCAGCTCCATGGGTATCTACCCTTAAGTCTTCAGCTTCATCGTAATGACCGGCAATATGCACATAGCCGACTTTATCACCGGGCAGCGCATCCAAAAATTCAACAGCATCATAATGATGATTAATACTATTAACGTAAATATTATTAACATCTAACAGCAGGTCACAGTCGGCGCGCTGAATCACTTCATTGACAAAATCAATTTCAGTCATCTCCTGCTGCGGTGCCGCATAGTAGGAGACATTTTCCATGGCTATCCGCTGCCCCAAAAAGTCCTGAACCTTGCAGATGCGCTCAACCACATAATCGACGGCCTGCTCGGTAAAAGGGATCGGCATCAGATCATAAAGATGTCCATGATCGCTGCAATAACTCAGGTGTTCGGTGTAATAACGGATATTGTGCTGACTGATAAAACTTTTGATATCGGCCAGCAGGTCGTAATCCAGAGGAGATGGCGAACCAATGGAAAGGGACAGCCCATGACAAACAAACGGGAAGCGCTCGGTATATTCACGAAATTGCCTTCCGTAACGGCCACCAACATTGATCCAGTTTTCCGGTGCCACTTCCATAAAATCGATATTTTCAGGCGTCAGAGATGACAGCGGGCCCAACAGGGCCCGCCGCAATCCCAAACCTGCCCCGTGAACGGGAAATGTTTTTGTCTTCACAAGAACCAGGTCCGGTCGCCAGAATCAGGCGTTACCGCCGCATTTACCTTCGCCACATTTGCCTTCTTTGGCTTTCTTTTCAGCGCCGCATTTGCCTTCGCCACACTTACCTTCTTTGGCTTTCTTTTTAGCACCGCATTTGCCTTCGCCACACTTACCTTCTTTGGCTTTCTTTTCAGCGCCGCATTTACCTTCGCCACACTTACCTTCTTTGGCTTTCTGTTCAGCACCGCATTTGCCTTCACCACATTTACCTTCATGTGCGTCAGCCAGGTTGTAACCGGCAGTAAGCTCAGTCGCCTGGAAAGGGTTCTCTGCAGCGGAAGCTGCCGGGGCAATTGCAACCGTAGCCATAAATGCTGCACCTACTGCGGCTACCAGAGGTTTCAGATGTTGTTTTGCCATATTAAATCTCCTTGGAATCAATCTTGTATTTCAGTGGTTGTTAAAATCACCCGGGGTCAAGCTGCGGGATGCCTACTCTGACCGAATGGTTTGGGGTTAGTTTCCCTGAGCTTGTCAAAAAATTGTAAAATCCGGCAATCGATTTATTTGTCTGCTTTCTTACTCCTCGCCGATCAGCCTCTCAATTCTTTTTTTAATACCTTGCCAACATTACTCAAAGGCAATTCTTTTCGGAACTCAACCAGCTTTGGCACCTTGTAGCTAGCCAGGGATTGTCGACAATACTGTCGAACCTGTTCGGTTGTTAAAGCAGGGTTTGTGGAAACTACAAACACTTTAACTACCTCCCCTGATTCCGGGTCATCCACACCAATTGCTGCACAATACGTAATATCCGGATGTGTGGATAACAATCCTTCTATTTCGTTCGGGTACACATTGAAACCGGAAACCAGGATCATGTCTTTTTTGCGATCATGAATACGCAGATAACCTGATCGGTCGATTGAAGTAATATCACCGGTTTTAAACCAGCCATCATCCGTCAGTACTTTGCGGGTTTCCTCGGGAAACTTCCAGTACCCCTTCATGACTTGCGGGCCGCGCACCCACAGTTCACCATGCTCTCCGGCCAAAACGTCCTGCTCTTCACTATCAACAACCCGCACCTCGGTTTCAGGCAGAATTAAACCCACTGAGCCGGCAACAACGGCATTGGCTGGTGTGACCGCAATGACAGGAGAAGTTTCGGTTAACCCGTAACCTTCACAAATAGCCACTCCCGTTCTCTGCTGCCACTCAGTTGCAACACCTTCAGTCAGCGCCATACCTCCGGAGGTAATAATCTTGACCCCGGAAAAATCTATTTCATCAAAATGAGGGTGTTTCAGCAGTGCTGAAAACAATGTATTGAGTCCGCTCAGAACAGAAAAGTGGAACTTTTTCAGCTGTTTAACGAGCGCATTGATATTGCGTGGATCCGGAATCAATAAAGTATGGCTGCCAAAATACACACCGACAGTAATGACTAACGCAAACGAGTAAATATGGTACATCGGCAGCGGGGCAACCATTTTTTCAGTCCCTTTCTCTATATTCGCAAGGGACAGCCCAGCCCAACTTTGCAGCATATTGCTAACCAGGTTGTGATGACTCAGCACTGCAGGTTTGGAAACGCCAGTCGTACCACCGGTATATTGCAAAACAGCCATATCTTCTGAAGAACGCTCGATTGGCGCAGCATCTTTTAAGTCTTTCAGCATCAGAATGTCGGCTAGCCGGTGATGCGCTAAAGTAGGTCTGCCTACTTTCCCGGAAAGTTTTAGCAGGCTGTTCATCACCGTCCTTTTCCAGCCAGCGTGTAGATCAAAAGGAGAGACAATAATAATGTGCTGTAATGGGATTTGTTTTGCTACGACTTCAATTCCCCGCATGCACTGATCAAAAACCACAACAGCCTTAACTTCCGCATGCTCAAACTGATAACGCAGCTCGGTCTCTGTGTACATCGGGTTGACATTAACAAGTACAAGTCCGGCTTTTAAGGCCCCGTAGGCCACAATACTGTATTGCGAAAGATTCGGTAACTGAACGGCAAGCCGGTCACCTGGTTGCAGTTCCGTTCGCTGCTGTAACCAGGCTGCAAATCGTGAAGCGAGTTGATTAAGCTGACGGTAACTGATGGTGTGGCCAACACTGGTCAGGGCCGGGGCGTCACCATAACGTTCAACTGCTTGCTGAAGAATGTCCGGCAGTGTGGTTATCTCGTCATAATTCAGGTGTGAGTCAAACCCTGCCTGCTGCTGCGACTGCCGAACTGCCGATGCGATGTCCAATACTATGCCCCCATTTAAAATCGTTAGCGTTTTACTGCAACATACACCGAAACCTGCGCGCTATATACTCATGGGTAAAACTCAGCTTCGGGACAACCTCGACATACCTGCCTCCAGTCCGCCAAGTGTTAACGGAAACATTCTGTCTTTTCCAACCAGCTGTTGCGCAATCTCTATCGAATGGGTATAGCGCCAATGCTCCTCTTTTACCGGATTTAACCAGATAACATTATTAAACGTATCCAGCAATCGTTGCATCCAGACCCCACCTGGCTCTTCGTTAAAGTACTCAACACTGCCACCGGCGTGCGTGATTTCATAGGGCGACATACTGGCATCGCCCACAAAAATCACTTTGTAATCACTGGAGTAGGTATGAAGCACATCATGTGTATTGATTTTTTCGGCATGTCGTCGGGCGTTGTTGCGCCAGACAAAATCATAGAGAAAGTTGTGGAAGTAATAGTACTCAAGGTGTTTGAACTCGCTGCGCACAGCGGAAAATAATTCTTCACATGTGCGAATATACGGATCCATTGAGCCACCCACATCAAAGAAAATCAGTACCTTGACCGCGTTGTGACGCTCGGGGATCATTTTGATATCAAGTAAACCGGCGTTGCGCGCTGTAGACGCAATGGTATCGTCAAGATCAAGCTCTTCCGCAGAACCGGTGCGGGCAAATTTTCTGAGCTTGCGAAGGGCAACCTTGATATTGCGCGTGCCCAGCTGCACCGAATCATCCAGGTTTCGAAATTCCCGCTTTTCCCAGACCTTTACTGCCCGTTTGTTCTTGCTCTCACCACCAATACGGATGCCTTCCGGGTTATAGCCACCGTGACCGAAAGGCGAAGTGCCTCCGGTACCAATCCATTTGCTGCCCCCGGCGTGTTTCTTTTGCTGTTCTTCCAGGCGCTTTTTGAATTCTTCTATCAGTTTTTCCAGACCACCCAGGCTTTCAATATTGGCCTTTTCTTCTTCGGTCAGATGCTTTTCAAATTCCTGCCTCAGCCAGTCTTCCGGGATCAGCGCTTCAATAAACTGCTCAAGACTTTCAAGTTTATTGAAATAAACAGCAAATGCCCGATCAAACTTGTCGTAATATTTTTCATCCTTGACCAGACAGGTGCGTGCCAGCAGATAGAAATCATCCACATCGGCGAATGCAAGTTTTTTTTCCAGCGCTTCCAACAGCACCAGAAACTCCTTAATGGATACGGGCACTCCGCCTTTGCGCAGCCCTTCGAAGAAATTCAGCAACATGAAATAATCAGCCGTGTTCCCTTCGAGCCATGAATGCCAGCCGCTCCAGCAGATGCACATCCTGCTCGTTCTTTAACAGTGCGCCATAAAGTGGCGGTATAGCCTTGGTCGGGTCCCGGTCAGTGAGTATCTCGTCGGGGATATCATCTGAAAGTAACAGTTTTAACCAGTCAATCAGCTCCGAGGTCGACGGTTTTTTCTTTAACCCAGGAATTTTTCGCACCTCGAAGAACATATCGAGGGCTTCATCAACCAGTGTCTTTTTGATATCCGGAAAATGTACATCAACAATCTGTTGCATGGTGTCGCGATCCGGAAAATTAATAAAATGGAAGAAACAACGGCGCAGGAATGCGTCCGGCAACTCTTTTTCGTTATTGCTGGTAATGATCACAATTGGGCGATTGACCGCCTTCACCGTTTCACCTGTCTCGTAAACATGAAATTCCATTTTGTCGAGTTCCAGCAACAGGTCGTTGGGGAATTCAATATCAGCCTTGTCAATTTCATCAATCAGCAACACCACCTGTTCATCAGCAACAAATGCTTCCCAAAGTTTGCCTTTGTTAATGTAATTACCAATATCGTGAACTTTTCCATCGCCCAACTGTGAATCTCGCAGGCGAGACACGGCGTCATATTCATACAACCCCTGTTGGGCTTTAGTTGTCGACTTGATATGCCAGGGAATCAATCGTTTTCCCAGAGCTTCGGCCACCTCTTCAGCCAGCATGGTCTTGCCTGTGCCAGGCTCACCCTTGATCAGCAATGGTCGCTGTAAGGTTACAGCCGCATTGACAGCCATCTGTAAATCTTCAGTGGCGACATATCGTTCAGTACCGGTAAAATTCATAGCTAAGTCTCAATCATTATCATTCAAATACAAGCCGCCTATTCTAGCGATTTGAGCAACCGGTCACCAGCGGCGTTACAGTTGAATTTTTTTGTTACCATAAAAAACCGAATAACAGGGAAGCACATGACCATTAATGATACCCTCTGGGGACAACCAAAAGGCCTCTATATCTGCTTTGCCACTGAAATGTGGGAAAGGTTCTCCTTCTATGGCATGAAATATCTGTTATTACTGTACCTCACAAAACATCACCTGTTTACAGACACCATGGGGCTCGACGTGCTTGGCAGCTACGCAGCGCTGGTTTATGCCACTCCTGTTATCGGCGGGTTACTGGCAGACCGTTATCTGGGCATGAGAAAAGCGGTGGTGTTTGGCGGTTGCCTGCTCGTTGCCGGACATTTGGGGATGGCGGTCGAAGGTGTGCAGGCTCATCGTTATAACAACATCATTATGCGTGATACTGGCGCATTGCAGGTATTCTATTTCTCACTCGCATTAATTGTGGTTGGTGTCGGCTTTCTCAAGCCCAATATCTCCACCATTGTTGGACGACTCTACGAGATTAATGATCCCCGCCGCGATGGCGGGTTTACTATTTTTTATATGGGTATCAATATCGGTGCATTCGTGGCAACGCTGTTATGCGGGTATCTCGGCGAAACCCTAGGCTGGAGATATGGGTTTGGTGCAGCCGGCATCGGTATGGTGATCGGCCTGGTTATCTTTTTATCGGGTCAAAAGCACTTGCGTGGTTATGCCGAACCCGCAGACCCGAACAAACTCAAGAAAAAAGTCTTTCCGGGTATCAACCTGGAAGTGTCAATTTACCTGTTATCTTTTTTCGCGTTGTTTGGTCTATGGCAAATGATACAAGTCTCACACGTTGTGGGCTGGGCATTAAACGGATTAGCCGTCATAGTCGTCATTGCCTTGCTCTGGTTTTTAATCACTCAATGCAACCGCGTTGAGCGAGGCCGCATGAGTGTGTTGATGATTCTAACCTTTTCCACTGTTGTCTTCTGGGCTCTATTTGAACAAAGCGCAGCTTCTATGACATTGTTTGCTGACCGTATTGTCGATCGACATATTCTCGGCTTTGAGGTGACTGCTGCGCAGTTCGGCGCATTGAACCCCTTTTTTATTATGTTATTGGCTCCGGCATTTGCCGCACTTTGGATTTTTCTCGGAAAACGAAACAAAGAACCCTCCACACCCGTCAAGTTTGGCCTTGGCATCGTGCAGGCTGGGCTTGGTTTTGGGGCATTAGTCATCGGCATTCATTCGCCCGACCAAAGCGGGCAAGTGGCCGTAATCTGGCTGGTACTGGCTTACCTGCTCCATACTACCGGCGAACTCTGCCTCTCACCTGTTGGCCTATCAGCAGTAACCAAATTGTCTGTGCCTAGTATTGTGGGTTTTATGATGGGTTGCTGGTTTCTGGCAACGGCCTATTCCGAATTCGTTGCCGTACAGTTGGCCAAAATTGCAGCAGTCGATATTGAAGCGGGAGAAGTTGTGAATGTCGCAACAGCGTTAGGCAATTACAACGAACTGTTCACCAGCCTGTTTTGGATAGGATGTAGCATTGGTATTGTGCTGTTAGTTGCTTCCCCCATACTGAAAAAACATATGCATGGGGTGCATTGATCATGGCTGTTTTTACACCGAGCTTCTCCCAAGCTTCATTTTTATTGCAACGGCCAACCCAAAAGTAAAACAAGCAAAGTTACACCGCCGACAAACACATTCATGGGTATACCCACTTTTAAAAAATCAGTAAAACGATATGCGCCTGGCCCATAAACCATTAAATTGGTTTGGTATCCCAGCGGAGTGGCAAAACTTGCTGAAGCTGCCATCATAATGGCAAAAATAAATGGTTCGTTATTCAGTTGTGCTTTTTCCGTTACTTCCAGGACGATCGGCAACATCAAAACTGCGGCTGCATTATTGGTGATCATCTCTGTCAATAACGACACTGTAATATAAGTAAGGATTAGCATTAGCCAGGGTCTACCACTGCTGAGGTCAATAAAATTCAACGCAAGAAATTCGGCAACTCCTGTTTTTTGAAGTGCCGCTCCCAATGCAAACGAAGCCGCAATGGTAATAATTACCGTTAAATCCAAGCTTTTTTCTGCCTGGCTTACCGTACAGCAACCACTGACAAGCATCAGTCCTGCTCCGATTAAAGCTGCATTGAGCATGCTAATAATATCTAGCCCTGCAGCAGCCACTATGACAAAGAGAATACCCCAGGCTAGCCATGCTTTATCATGTCGAGGTGCTTCGACGTCGAGATCATTTATTAAAAGGAAATCCTTGTTATAGCGTTGGCGACTTACAAACGCGGGCCTTGCTTCCAGAAGTAAATTATCGCCTGCTTCAAGCTTTATTGTACCGAGGTTTCCTTTAACGCGTTCGCCGTGCCGTGCAACTGCCAATACTACGGCGCCGTAGCGATCCCGGAAACGTGCATCACGAATTGCCTGACCAACTGCCGCACAATGGGGTGATACGACTGCTTCTACCAGTCTTCGTTCTGCGCGATTATTTATTAGCTCGCTTGACTGCCCATTTTCAGCGGAGGGAATAATGCCATCGATTCGCAGCAAATCAGAAATCGCCTGCGTGTCTCCTGCAAATACTAATCTGTCTTCACCCTGTAGCTTTTCTTCCGATGACACTGCTGTAACTATCGTTCCCTGCCGTTCAATTTCCACTAGGTAAACACGTCCCAAATGTCGCAGGCCCGCCTCCACCACTGTTTTCCCGACCAATGGGCCACCAGATGCAACAGAGACTTCCAGGGTAAATTCACGCAAATTGCCAAAGACATTTTTATCACTGCGATCTGGCAGCCAACGAGGGAAAAACAACCACATAAAAATTAATCCAGCGAGGGCAACCGGAATGCCTACGGTTGTGATTGAGAACAGGGAAAAACCCGCTTGACCGGTAAGGGCTTGATACTGTCCATTCACTACAAGGTTGGTGCTTGTACCGATCATGGTAAGTGTTCCACCCAGGATGGCGGTATAACTGAGCGGTATCATTAACTTTGAAGGAGGAATATTGATCTTACGAGACCATGCGTGAACCGCCGGGATCATGGTTGCCACTACCGGGGTGTTGTTCAAAAAACCACTCAACAAAACAACAGGTGCCAAAATACGGCCCATGGCTGATCTCACCGATGTGGGTTTTGCCAGAACTTTATTTACGAGTAAGTCTACTCCGCCAGACCCATGAATTCCCGCTGCAACCACAAACATTGCTGCAACAGTAATCAATCCGGCATTGGCAAATCCCGCCAGCGCCTCAGTCGCGGACAAAATACCGAGTGCGCTCAGTGCGCTCAAGACGGACATCATGACTAAATGAGGACCAATACGAGTAAACGTCAGGACAATCAATGCGCCTGCCGTGAGTAACAATGATATCCAGCCTTGCCATTCCAAAGTCTACTTCCCCGTAGCTTCCAGATGCGCAGATTCTAGAGCAAGTAATACAGAGTCAAAAAGAATATTCAGATATATGATAAAAAGAAAGCGTTATTCCAAATTAAGTATTCCCGGTATTACTGCTACATTTGAGGGGCCTCTGATTAATTAAGACATCGTCTACCCAGGGCACTCGCTTTACTCGCGGGGCAGACTCAGAAATGAAATAACGCGGCAACCTAAAAGATCTTGCCATTCAGCTAATGGGATCGAGCTGCTTTGCTCGCAATGATGGCAAATCACAATTAATCAAAGCTTGCCTCACCGTTTACCATATCGTTTATGGCGCGTTACCAGAGTTTTCTTCTCGGCTCTCATTTTCTTCCAGAGGATCTGTCGACATTCGTTTTTCAGAACCTTTTTTGCCAGACCGAAAAAACCAAATAGTTGACCCTGTGGCATAACAGATTATTCCCACCAAGCAAGCGACAATAAGCGGAACGCCTGCGCGCAAATATCCCTCATCAGTCGACTTCGTTATGCCCTCAAATAGGCTGATAAACCAGGCGGGAGCAAGATAATCCATATCGGGGTAAGCGTTGAATGGCAGTAACAGAACAACAGATATCAACACCAGCAACAGATGACGGACAGGGCGCCAGCCAATCCAGCGCCGAAAATACCAGCAGCAGAACAACACCAGCACA is a genomic window of Pseudomonadales bacterium containing:
- a CDS encoding porin, yielding MKIKALTLAVAAASAFPVAAMAAGPIDGSVYGKVNVSMVNADDGSDDQWELNSNASRIGFKGKTKLSDNLYAIYKLEYETSVDDGEKDGQTFTQRNIMGGLTGGFGTIWAGKHDTPTKMAQNKIDLFNDLEGDLKNTFEGENRVNNIVAYTTPMLGDAISITVAGVFGEGDSGSKVGEVGDKNDGVDGTSVSINYETDNLYLALAADQDIDGQDLVRAVGQWKIENLQLGLMYQQSESNIDSDIKDEDGWFVSAAYKIDKVKLKAQYGKIEDDADGDEEETFSIGADYKLGDNTKLFAFYTENTDEDGGSSSEDENDYFGLGMEHKF
- a CDS encoding putative DNA-binding domain-containing protein, yielding MPDNIPPAFFKTQFDFAAHLRDPEVNRAPSGIEDRRMKIYRELIYNNIESFISSGFPILRSITKDDKWHSMVRDFVSHHNSSTPYFLEISQEFLQFLQEEYRFLNEGPPFLLELAHYEWVELALDVSREEIPSKKQPRSELLNAVLQVSPLAWRLSYQFPVHRIGPEFQPGQVPEQPTFLVVYRNRQHEVKFLEANAVTMRLLQLLEEADMTGEAALLAVAEELKHPDPSQVVNSGHDLLTQLFGLDIIF
- a CDS encoding DUF692 domain-containing protein, with the translated sequence MKTKTFPVHGAGLGLRRALLGPLSSLTPENIDFMEVAPENWINVGGRYGRQFREYTERFPFVCHGLSLSIGSPSPLDYDLLADIKSFISQHNIRYYTEHLSYCSDHGHLYDLMPIPFTEQAVDYVVERICKVQDFLGQRIAMENVSYYAAPQQEMTEIDFVNEVIQRADCDLLLDVNNIYVNSINHHYDAVEFLDALPGDKVGYVHIAGHYDEAEDLRVDTHGADVIDPVWQLLDHAYERFGVMPTLLERDFNFPTVAGLIGEVEQIKRFQKIHTKGERVIAENA
- a CDS encoding AMP-binding protein, which produces MDIASAVRQSQQQAGFDSHLNYDEITTLPDILQQAVERYGDAPALTSVGHTISYRQLNQLASRFAAWLQQRTELQPGDRLAVQLPNLSQYSIVAYGALKAGLVLVNVNPMYTETELRYQFEHAEVKAVVVFDQCMRGIEVVAKQIPLQHIIIVSPFDLHAGWKRTVMNSLLKLSGKVGRPTLAHHRLADILMLKDLKDAAPIERSSEDMAVLQYTGGTTGVSKPAVLSHHNLVSNMLQSWAGLSLANIEKGTEKMVAPLPMYHIYSFALVITVGVYFGSHTLLIPDPRNINALVKQLKKFHFSVLSGLNTLFSALLKHPHFDEIDFSGVKIITSGGMALTEGVATEWQQRTGVAICEGYGLTETSPVIAVTPANAVVAGSVGLILPETEVRVVDSEEQDVLAGEHGELWVRGPQVMKGYWKFPEETRKVLTDDGWFKTGDITSIDRSGYLRIHDRKKDMILVSGFNVYPNEIEGLLSTHPDITYCAAIGVDDPESGEVVKVFVVSTNPALTTEQVRQYCRQSLASYKVPKLVEFRKELPLSNVGKVLKKELRG
- a CDS encoding VWA domain-containing protein — protein: MLLNFFEGLRKGGVPVSIKEFLVLLEALEKKLAFADVDDFYLLARTCLVKDEKYYDKFDRAFAVYFNKLESLEQFIEALIPEDWLRQEFEKHLTEEEKANIESLGGLEKLIEEFKKRLEEQQKKHAGGSKWIGTGGTSPFGHGGYNPEGIRIGGESKNKRAVKVWEKREFRNLDDSVQLGTRNIKVALRKLRKFARTGSAEELDLDDTIASTARNAGLLDIKMIPERHNAVKVLIFFDVGGSMDPYIRTCEELFSAVRSEFKHLEYYYFHNFLYDFVWRNNARRHAEKINTHDVLHTYSSDYKVIFVGDASMSPYEITHAGGSVEYFNEEPGGVWMQRLLDTFNNVIWLNPVKEEHWRYTHSIEIAQQLVGKDRMFPLTLGGLEAGMSRLSRS
- a CDS encoding MoxR family ATPase — protein: MNFTGTERYVATEDLQMAVNAAVTLQRPLLIKGEPGTGKTMLAEEVAEALGKRLIPWHIKSTTKAQQGLYEYDAVSRLRDSQLGDGKVHDIGNYINKGKLWEAFVADEQVVLLIDEIDKADIEFPNDLLLELDKMEFHVYETGETVKAVNRPIVIITSNNEKELPDAFLRRCFFHFINFPDRDTMQQIVDVHFPDIKKTLVDEALDMFFEVRKIPGLKKKPSTSELIDWLKLLLSDDIPDEILTDRDPTKAIPPLYGALLKNEQDVHLLERLAFMARREHG
- a CDS encoding MFS transporter is translated as MTINDTLWGQPKGLYICFATEMWERFSFYGMKYLLLLYLTKHHLFTDTMGLDVLGSYAALVYATPVIGGLLADRYLGMRKAVVFGGCLLVAGHLGMAVEGVQAHRYNNIIMRDTGALQVFYFSLALIVVGVGFLKPNISTIVGRLYEINDPRRDGGFTIFYMGINIGAFVATLLCGYLGETLGWRYGFGAAGIGMVIGLVIFLSGQKHLRGYAEPADPNKLKKKVFPGINLEVSIYLLSFFALFGLWQMIQVSHVVGWALNGLAVIVVIALLWFLITQCNRVERGRMSVLMILTFSTVVFWALFEQSAASMTLFADRIVDRHILGFEVTAAQFGALNPFFIMLLAPAFAALWIFLGKRNKEPSTPVKFGLGIVQAGLGFGALVIGIHSPDQSGQVAVIWLVLAYLLHTTGELCLSPVGLSAVTKLSVPSIVGFMMGCWFLATAYSEFVAVQLAKIAAVDIEAGEVVNVATALGNYNELFTSLFWIGCSIGIVLLVASPILKKHMHGVH
- a CDS encoding SLC13 family permease, producing the protein MEWQGWISLLLTAGALIVLTFTRIGPHLVMMSVLSALSALGILSATEALAGFANAGLITVAAMFVVAAGIHGSGGVDLLVNKVLAKPTSVRSAMGRILAPVVLLSGFLNNTPVVATMIPAVHAWSRKINIPPSKLMIPLSYTAILGGTLTMIGTSTNLVVNGQYQALTGQAGFSLFSITTVGIPVALAGLIFMWLFFPRWLPDRSDKNVFGNLREFTLEVSVASGGPLVGKTVVEAGLRHLGRVYLVEIERQGTIVTAVSSEEKLQGEDRLVFAGDTQAISDLLRIDGIIPSAENGQSSELINNRAERRLVEAVVSPHCAAVGQAIRDARFRDRYGAVVLAVARHGERVKGNLGTIKLEAGDNLLLEARPAFVSRQRYNKDFLLINDLDVEAPRHDKAWLAWGILFVIVAAAGLDIISMLNAALIGAGLMLVSGCCTVSQAEKSLDLTVIITIAASFALGAALQKTGVAEFLALNFIDLSSGRPWLMLILTYITVSLLTEMITNNAAAVLMLPIVLEVTEKAQLNNEPFIFAIMMAASASFATPLGYQTNLMVYGPGAYRFTDFLKVGIPMNVFVGGVTLLVLLLGWPLQ